In Sphingobium baderi, a single window of DNA contains:
- a CDS encoding replication initiation protein: MSQITVSSAALALRADKPLTPAMISALWEIAAVLDEERVPANVPNAVWLTIPTARLRGPGARQDNTWLRECLERMAGLRLTGQHRGEEWLAVMLAEAHFIEGGAKVRLLVPPAGVHAMRGPGNFVKIETTAAHRLPPHARRLYALLADRKRQREPYAQWSVDNLRGLLGVDDKRSYDRWSDFRTRVLDPAISAINDFGTVRVKMTFIKSGRSVSAVRFEWRWKDPHDAADTVVENERHSDARRKDPPENPDAPPLVEGDPVVREGLAQLVADLGNSKRVQEPEQMDVETYLALSDEECPEYPITDDERAWLDMKPVGKEAL; the protein is encoded by the coding sequence ATGAGCCAAATCACCGTGTCCTCTGCTGCACTCGCCCTCCGCGCCGATAAGCCGCTCACGCCTGCGATGATCTCTGCGCTGTGGGAGATCGCTGCCGTCCTCGACGAGGAACGTGTGCCTGCGAATGTGCCGAATGCGGTCTGGCTGACCATCCCCACGGCACGCCTGCGTGGGCCGGGCGCACGACAGGACAACACATGGCTTCGCGAGTGCCTTGAACGCATGGCAGGGCTGCGCCTGACCGGCCAACATCGCGGCGAAGAATGGCTGGCCGTGATGCTGGCAGAGGCCCATTTCATCGAGGGCGGGGCCAAGGTGCGCTTGCTGGTGCCGCCCGCAGGCGTCCACGCCATGCGCGGACCGGGCAACTTCGTGAAGATCGAGACGACCGCAGCACATCGGCTCCCGCCTCATGCCCGCCGTCTCTATGCGCTGCTGGCCGACCGCAAGCGCCAGCGCGAACCCTACGCCCAGTGGAGCGTAGACAACCTGCGTGGCCTGCTCGGCGTCGATGACAAGCGGTCCTATGATCGGTGGAGTGATTTTCGCACCCGCGTGCTCGATCCTGCCATTTCAGCGATCAACGACTTCGGCACGGTGCGCGTGAAGATGACCTTCATAAAGTCCGGTCGGTCGGTTTCCGCCGTCCGCTTCGAATGGCGCTGGAAAGATCCGCACGATGCCGCCGATACGGTGGTGGAGAACGAGCGCCACAGCGACGCCCGGCGTAAAGACCCACCGGAAAACCCGGACGCCCCGCCGCTGGTCGAAGGCGATCCGGTGGTACGGGAAGGACTGGCCCAACTTGTGGCGGACCTCGGGAACTCCAAGCGGGTCCAGGAGCCCGAACAGATGGACGTGGAAACCTACCTCGCGCTCAGTGATGAGGAATGCCCTGAATACCCGATCACCGATGATGAGCGGGCATGGCTCGACATGAAACCAGTCGGCAAAGAGGCGCTATGA